The nucleotide window TGGACAGCCAAGATAAGAAGCAAGTAAAGAGGGCTTCGATCAATGTGCTCAACTAGTTCTTTCAGTAGCTTTTTTGTCTCGTTATAACTCAAATGCTTTTCGGCAGTTGATTTTTCTTTCACCTTACCAATGAATTCTACTCCTCGAGTGAAATCTACCCGTATTTTCCCTCGTCTATCGCTTCTTTCACACAAGCCCTAATATGAGTATTCAACTTCCTAACTGACCCTTTAGTATGAGACTCCCCAAATGCGTTTAAAAATTGCTGGTATTTCCGTTTTGTGATGTCTTGGATATAAGTTGCTCCAAATTCCTTTTTAACGACATTGAGGCTATTTTGATAACGCTCAACGGTAGTACGAGCTTTAGTGGACTTAAAATCTTTTATCCAATCCTCAAAATAGTCTGCAAAAACATCAGACTTATAAGAAGCTGCAAAACCTTTTGATAAATCTAATTCCACTTCGTCTGCAGCTAATTTAGCTTCTTTTTTAGTCGTGAATCCTCCTTTTCGAATAGGTGTATATTTTCCATCAACATATCTACTGACTGTGAATTGCCAAGTCTTACCTCTCTTTGTGATACTAGCCATTATTTCTCCTCCTTATAGAAACGTATGTTCGGTTATTGGGTTAAAAAAATATATGTGAAGACCTGAGTAGTTTTTGAGGGATGCCGTATTTGTTCATAGCAAGCTCAAGAGTAAGAGGGCTACTAAGGTCGTTCTCAAAGAATAATAATGAAAGTGCAAAAGCGTTAGCTTCTTGCTCAATTCGATCTGTTGAAAATAGAGTGTTTTTCTTCATAAAAGGTGTATTGGAATCTGGGTGACAAACAGCATGTCCTAATTCATGTGCACAAACAAATGATTGCTGTTCTTGATCCAGTTGTTCGTTAATATGGATTACTTTAATTCTAAAGTGTTTGCTATAGTATCCTAGTGTTTTTCCAAGGGGTTCAAATACCACTTGGATTCCTAATGACTTAGCCATTAGAAGAGGATTATTTGTATCATGCTTTTTTATAAGTGATTGAACTTTTCTCTCTATATGTTCCATCCCTAGTTCCCCTTACTCTTTATCTTGATACTTCTTAGGAGTGAACTTTTCTTTCGATAATCTTTTAGCAAGGCGCAAAGAATTTTCTAATGAAGCAATAAGTAGCTCCTTATCTTCTTCGTCTAAGTCATCTAGAGTCCCTCCGTCAAACGCTGCATATCCATTTTTCCTTCTAACCCATCAATCATTTTTTGAAGCTCTTTTTTAATATCTCTTTCATCTTTTAAGTTAAGTTTAGAGCTTAAATCTAAATTTATATTCTCCTCAATTCCAAGTAAAAAGTCAGAAGAAACTTTAAAATAGTCAGCAATTACTCTTACATTTTCCATTTTAGGATCTGATTGACCGTTCTCGTACCTCGAGATCATACTTTTACTTATCGTTGTGTTATATGTACTGTTTAATTTAATAACTAACTCATCAATTGATAAGTCTTTGTTTTGTCTAAGTTCTCTTAATCTATCTCCAAAGTTATTCATTATTGTACTCTCCCCGTCCAATATTCCTAATATAGGAACATAATACGATAATAGTTCCTCTAATGCAACAATAAGAAATAAATATTCCGTTTTAGGAACAAAAGTATTGACTTAGGGATATAGGGTAGATTATGCTTAATTTGTTCCTAAAAAGGAACTAAAAGGAGGTGAGCACCTTGGATAAAAGAAACAGGCAACCTTATAATAAGATAAAAGCTTACCTAGTTGAAAAAAACATTAAACATCGTGACGTGGCCAAATTATTAAGTATACAACCCAATACTGTAAGTAAAAAATTAAATGGTTTTGGTGGAGATTTTTCCTTAGAAGATGCTTGGCAAATGCACAATGAACTCGGCGTACCTATCGCCTATTTTTTTGAACCAAGTGTTCCTAAAAAGGAACATAGAATGATCTCATAATGGGGGTGCTGTAATGTGATTAATACTCTGAACTTGGTAAACGACTTACTTTTCTTAAGTCGTTTACACTTTTAACATTAATAAAGGAGTGATAACTATGCAAAGTTTACAGGTTTCGTTATCAGTTGCAATACCAGAAAATATGGTCCTAGTTCAAAAAGTTGAGTTAAAGGAATTGAGAGAGCAAGGCTTAAAGGGCGTTTATTGGTCTATGAAAGATTTAGAGCAGAGAACTTCTAAAAAACATGAATGGATTAAAGAGAACATCTTATATCCATCAAGGTTTAGAAAGATACTTGATGTTGAGAATGGGGGATTTGTTTACTATCCGAAATCTAAAGGTCAAACTTGGTCGTTTCAAGCAACTAAAATGGCAGATTTCTTAGATAAACATTTTAAAGATATTTATTCAGTTTAAAAAAAGAGTGATTCTTCTCTTTTTTAACAAGAATGCAGAATTTGATGAAAAACCTAGAATATTGGAGGGAAGCGAATGAGAAAGAATTTAGTTTTTGTGCAGTCAGACAAGGTTGTAACAGATAGTTTAATGGTTGCTGAGGTATTCGGTAAAGAGCATGCAAGAGTAATGCGAGACATTAGAGAACTTGGTTGTAGCAAAGAATTTAGAGTCGGCAATTTCGCCGAGTCC belongs to Mangrovibacillus cuniculi and includes:
- a CDS encoding Arm DNA-binding domain-containing protein, producing the protein MASITKRGKTWQFTVSRYVDGKYTPIRKGGFTTKKEAKLAADEVELDLSKGFAASYKSDVFADYFEDWIKDFKSTKARTTVERYQNSLNVVKKEFGATYIQDITKRKYQQFLNAFGESHTKGSVRKLNTHIRACVKEAIDEGKYG
- a CDS encoding ImmA/IrrE family metallo-endopeptidase — protein: MEHIERKVQSLIKKHDTNNPLLMAKSLGIQVVFEPLGKTLGYYSKHFRIKVIHINEQLDQEQQSFVCAHELGHAVCHPDSNTPFMKKNTLFSTDRIEQEANAFALSLLFFENDLSSPLTLELAMNKYGIPQKLLRSSHIFF
- a CDS encoding helix-turn-helix domain-containing protein, translating into MNNFGDRLRELRQNKDLSIDELVIKLNSTYNTTISKSMISRYENGQSDPKMENVRVIADYFKVSSDFLLGIEENINLDLSSKLNLKDERDIKKELQKMIDGLEGKMDMQRLTEGL
- a CDS encoding helix-turn-helix domain-containing protein, with the protein product MSTLDKRNRQPYNKIKAYLVEKNIKHRDVAKLLSIQPNTVSKKLNGFGGDFSLEDAWQMHNELGVPIAYFFEPSVPKKEHRMIS
- a CDS encoding DUF771 domain-containing protein, whose product is MQSLQVSLSVAIPENMVLVQKVELKELREQGLKGVYWSMKDLEQRTSKKHEWIKENILYPSRFRKILDVENGGFVYYPKSKGQTWSFQATKMADFLDKHFKDIYSV